In the Deltaproteobacteria bacterium genome, GCAGGGCATAGTCCACTTCTTCCCATAAAAAGTTGCCCCAATAATTCAGATCGAATTCACCGACCTTTTGAAGAACCCTGTTTCTGAGCGACATATTGCACCCGTACAAGGTCGGAACCGGGCATCGTTGGTTGGTGGTAAAATTCCGGAGATATTTTCCGCTGCGGGTGATTCGGGCCGCCCAGGGTAAATCGTTCTCGGTACAACCGTCATAAAGGACTTTCCCACTGACGGCTCCCAGACTTCGATCCTGGTAGTTTTCGAGATGGTATTGTATGAGGGTGGGATGAAAAAGGACATCGTCGTCTAAGAAAAGGACAATATCCCCCTGCACTTCTTTACGGGCCAGATTGCGGGCGGCTGTTGTCGACGGGTAAGAGAGAGGCAAGAGGCGTACCTGGTCCCGGTGTTCCTTTAAATAGGCATAGGTTTCCGGTTTATGGGTCCGGCTTTGATCAATGACCAGGGTTTCTTTGGGCTGGATGGTTTGATCTCTTAACAGCTTGAGGACATGGATCAGGGACTCTTCCCGGTTAAAGGTGCAAATGACCACTGAAACAGATGGAGCGGTGGCCGTCATGATCCTCTGAGGCTTAGGAATAAAGCCTCTATCCTGTCCGTAATCCTGCCGATTTCAAATTGATGATGCACTTTGGCCTTTCCTTTTTCTCCCATGGCCCTTCGGAGGTCGGGGTCTTTTAATAGTTTTATGGCCGCAGCGGCCAAACTTAGCTTATCCCCATAGGGTACCAGGAAGCCGTCTTCTCCCTCATCGATCATATCGCTGACGGCCGGTATGCGGGCCCCGATCACCGGTTTTCCTTTGGCCCAGGCCTCCAGAAAGACCACCCCAAAGCTTTCAACCTTAGAAGGCAGGATCAGGAAGTCGCAAGCGGTCAGAAGGTCGGTCTTTTCCTCTTCCGGGAAGTCATCCAAAGAGAGGATGCGATGATCCCGGGATAAGGGGTGGCTTTTGTATAACGCTTGGAAATAGGGGCCGGACTGACCGGCCAGGACCAGGACCGTCTGATCCATTTCCTTCCAGATCAGGGGCATGGCATCCAGGAGGATGTCGATCCCCTTGTTTTCGACCTTGCGCCCCAGGAAAAGGATCAAGGGCTGATCCGTCAGGCCGTGGGTGGATCGGAACCGGCGGCCATCGCCTCCCTCTAAAAGGGAGAGGTCTATCCCCTGGCCCAAGGGATGGACCTTTTCTTCTTTTATCCCTTGCCTGATCAGAAATTCTTTTTCGGCCCGGGTATTGGTCATTATAGCGGAGGCCTTGGGAAAGATCCAGCCAAGGATCTTGAGGAGCGAGGCGTTTATATCCTGAAAATGGAGATGAGGTTGAATGACCCAGGGGCACCCCAATTTTCGGGCGGCCCGCCAGGCATAGTAGATGGTGGCCGTAGGAAAGGGAACGGCATAGAGGAGGTCGGGATTGAGGTCCCGGGCTATTCGGATCATCCGGGGCAGATAGGGGACCTGGGTCATGAACCA is a window encoding:
- a CDS encoding glycosyltransferase family 2 protein, which codes for MTATAPSVSVVICTFNREESLIHVLKLLRDQTIQPKETLVIDQSRTHKPETYAYLKEHRDQVRLLPLSYPSTTAARNLARKEVQGDIVLFLDDDVLFHPTLIQYHLENYQDRSLGAVSGKVLYDGCTENDLPWAARITRSGKYLRNFTTNQRCPVPTLYGCNMSLRNRVLQKVGEFDLNYWGNFLWEEVDYALQIRKHGFEIVYDPRPAVFHVMEKKGGSRNPPARQYLESTIFNDWYFFFKYISKGFWPFLLFRQKRVWFQYGAANRGNIIPLIGQIIRAFHQANP
- a CDS encoding glycosyltransferase family 4 protein codes for the protein MHIVALTHLFYPARGGTESALLECGKGLVKKGHRVTVITSNQTCLEDFKNPRNNPSLPGEEIREGIRIIRLPLSRKQRLILAKSGALALRSRLIGGDHLWFMTQVPYLPRMIRIARDLNPDLLYAVPFPTATIYYAWRAARKLGCPWVIQPHLHFQDINASLLKILGWIFPKASAIMTNTRAEKEFLIRQGIKEEKVHPLGQGIDLSLLEGGDGRRFRSTHGLTDQPLILFLGRKVENKGIDILLDAMPLIWKEMDQTVLVLAGQSGPYFQALYKSHPLSRDHRILSLDDFPEEEKTDLLTACDFLILPSKVESFGVVFLEAWAKGKPVIGARIPAVSDMIDEGEDGFLVPYGDKLSLAAAAIKLLKDPDLRRAMGEKGKAKVHHQFEIGRITDRIEALFLSLRGS